The region TGAACAGCCAGCAGAGCGGCGGACAGGTGGTGCGGGAGTGTCTCATCACGCTGCAGGGCACTGGGGGGCTCGCCCTCGATATGCAGGCAACGGCAACGCCGCTTGAGATCCGTGACCGGAAGTTCACCGTGTTGGCGCTCCAGGACATCAGCGACGAGAAGCGCCGGCAGGTACTGGAACGCCTCTTTTTCCACGACGTGATCAACACGACCGGCGGGATCCATGGCTTGGCCTCCCTCCTGGCGGAACAGGAGGATGTGCCCGAGCGCGTGCAAACCGAATATGTCTCCTGGCTGGTGGCGCTCTCGGAAAACCTGCTGGACGAAATCCGGGGGCAACGCACCCTGCTGGAGGCGGAGCAGGGGGAGTTCGTGCCCGAAGTCTCCACGGTCGGCATCCGGGCGGTATTGCATGAGGTCAGGCGGCTGTTCGAGTATCATGAACGGGTTCCCGGCAGGGAGTTGGTGGTGCAGGATGGGCCCAATTGCACCGTCATGACCGATGTGACGATCCTGCGGCGGATTGTCGGCAATATGACGCTGAATGCCCTTGAGGCCACGCCTGCGGGCGGGGTGGTGACCCTTTCGGCGGCTGCGGCGGGCGGCTGGGTAACCATTGCGGTGCACAACCCGGGTGTCATCCCCCCGGAGGTGCAGCTGCAGTTGTTCAAGCGCTCCTTCAGCACAAAGTCGTCGTCGGGCCGCGGTATCGGCACCTACAGCATGAAACTGTTCGGAGAACGCTATCTCAAGGGCAAGGTCGCCTTCAAAAGCTGTCTGAATGAAGGGACGGCCTTCACGTTTTCCCTGCCTGTGGGATAACTATTTTTTTGTCGGATTTGTCAACCTGCAAGGTTCTGTGGGTTGACCATGCGGGGGTATATATGGAGATTTCTATTCGGCAGGAGTTGGAGCAGATCCGGGAGCGGGGGTTGTACCGCAGGACGCGCCTTGTTCAGGGGGGGCAGTCGGCGTGGGTGGAGATGGATGGCACAAAGGTGCTGTTACTCTGCTCCAACAACTATCTGGGGCTTGCCGACCACCCGGCCCTGATCGAGGCCTCGGCCGACGCAGCGAGACGGTTCGGCGTGTCAAGCGGCGCCTCGCGGCTCGTGTCCGGCACCATGGAATTGCATGAACGGCTGGAGGCCGCGGTGGCCCGTTTCAAGCAGACCGAGGCGGCACTGCTCTTCAACAGCGGCTATGCCGCCAATACGGGCATCATTTCGGCGCTGGCCGGGCGCGGCGACGTCATCTTCTCCGACCGGCTCAACCATGCCAGCATCATTGACGGCGCGCTTTTGTCCGGTGCCCGCTTGGTGCGCTATCCCCATAACGACCACGGCGCCTTGGCCCGGCTGCTGGAAAAAGAGCGCGGCAACGGGCGGGCCCTGATCGTCACGGACGGCGTCTTCAGCATGGACGGCGATATCGCCCCGCTGAGGGAACTGGTCGGGCTCAAGGCCGCCCACGGGGCGCTCCTGATGGTGGATGACGCCCACGGCGGCGGGGTTCTCGGAGAGCAGGGGAGGGGGACTGCCGAAATGCTGGGCATCACGGAGGGCA is a window of Geobacter sp. FeAm09 DNA encoding:
- a CDS encoding sensor histidine kinase KdpD — translated: MADERSATIPVTRFAPAGLASSEVLAAQRRAVLLEEMVDALIQAMPGYVMLVNEQRQLVAFNRNVLKLTGAADDAALVGKRLGEALRCAHAGDFPAGCGTGDRCSVCGVVLALLNSQQSGGQVVRECLITLQGTGGLALDMQATATPLEIRDRKFTVLALQDISDEKRRQVLERLFFHDVINTTGGIHGLASLLAEQEDVPERVQTEYVSWLVALSENLLDEIRGQRTLLEAEQGEFVPEVSTVGIRAVLHEVRRLFEYHERVPGRELVVQDGPNCTVMTDVTILRRIVGNMTLNALEATPAGGVVTLSAAAAGGWVTIAVHNPGVIPPEVQLQLFKRSFSTKSSSGRGIGTYSMKLFGERYLKGKVAFKSCLNEGTAFTFSLPVG
- the bioF gene encoding 8-amino-7-oxononanoate synthase, which translates into the protein MEISIRQELEQIRERGLYRRTRLVQGGQSAWVEMDGTKVLLLCSNNYLGLADHPALIEASADAARRFGVSSGASRLVSGTMELHERLEAAVARFKQTEAALLFNSGYAANTGIISALAGRGDVIFSDRLNHASIIDGALLSGARLVRYPHNDHGALARLLEKERGNGRALIVTDGVFSMDGDIAPLRELVGLKAAHGALLMVDDAHGGGVLGEQGRGTAEMLGITEGIDILMGTFGKALGSYGAYAAVSQELRELLLNRARSFIFSTSLPPSVLAASLAALEVVQSPEGASRRDRLRRNSDLFRDSMRSAGFTLPDGTTQIVPIMTGQADTTMKFSEQLLAEGLYVQGIRPPTVPAGACRLRCTLMATHGDDDLAWAAERITAVGRCLGVI